In one Chiloscyllium punctatum isolate Juve2018m chromosome 17, sChiPun1.3, whole genome shotgun sequence genomic region, the following are encoded:
- the LOC140487793 gene encoding glutathione S-transferase theta-3-like, whose protein sequence is MGLELYLDLHSQPCRAVYIFAKKNNIAFEFKQVDLSIGQQYSEDFGKVNPLRLVPALKDGDFTMGESVAILKYLACKYKTPDHWYPADLQRRARVDEYLAWQHMTIRYQGCRIFMFRGLLPVLTGQPVPKDRMDEAVQDLQTAIQSFEDTFLQDRPYIAGQEVSLADLVALVELMQPVGTGLDPLEGRPKLMEWRERVKREVGKELFDEAHEKQMKCMELINSLDRNAPAIQQFLKQVQKKFK, encoded by the exons ATGGGCCTGGAGCTGTACTTGGATCTGCACTCACAGCCCTGCCGAGCTGTCTACATTTTCGCCAAGAAGAATAACATTGCGTTCGAGTTTAAGCAGGTCGATCTGTCAATAG GTCAGCAGTACAGTGAGGACTTTGGCAAAGTGAATCCCCTCAGACTGGTGCCAGCGCTCAAGGATGGAGACTTCACCATGGGAGAGAG TGTGGCGATTCTCAAATACCTGGCGTGTAAATACAAGACGCCCGACCACTGGTACCCGGCTGATCTCCAGAGACGTGCCCGAGTGGATGAGTATCTGGCCTGGCAGCACATGACCATTCGATATCAGGGATGCAGGATTTTCATGTTCAGG GGCCTGTTGCCGGTTTTAACTGGGCAGCCAGTGCCCAAGGACAGAATGGACGAGGCCGTCCAGGATCTGCAAACAGCCATCCAGAGCTTTGAGGACACCTTCCTGCAGGACAGACCGTACATCGCAGGACAGGAAGTATCCCTGGCTGACCTCGTCGCTCTCGTCGAACTGATGCAG CCTGTGGGAACAGGACTCGACCCCCTGGAAGGTCGCCCGAAGCTCATGGAGTGGCGTGAGCGAGTCAAGCGTGAGGTGGGCAAGGAGCTGTTCGATGAGGCCCACGAGAAGCAGATGAAGTGTATGGAGTTAATAAATTCCCTGGACCGTAACGCTCCTGCAATACAGCAGTTCCTGAAacaagtgcagaagaaattcaaaTGA